The Mauremys reevesii isolate NIE-2019 linkage group 1, ASM1616193v1, whole genome shotgun sequence genome has a segment encoding these proteins:
- the LOC120405958 gene encoding cystathionine beta-synthase-like isoform X1 yields the protein MPSVPPEAEMDTGSCPHFSAKCMLNGGLEKEPCNISEERKWIRPDTPSKCTWELGKPHSESPHYHLTLSKSPNILPNILKKIGDTPMVQINRIGKFFGLKCELLAKCEYFNAGGSVKDRISLRMVEDAERAGILQPGDTIIEPTSGNTGIGLALAAAVKGYRCIIVMPEKMSMEKVDVLRALGAEIVRTPTTARFDSPESHVGVAWRLKNEIPNSHILDQYRNASNPLAHYDTTAEEILQQCEGKIDMLVAGAGTGGTITGIARKLKEKCPDCKIIGVDPQGSILAEPEELNKTDKTTYEVEGIGYDFVPTVLDRSVKQLQVVDKWYKSNDEESFALARMLIREEGLLCGGSSGSAMSIAVKAAKDLTEGQRCVVILPDSVRNYMSKFLNDKWMTQKGFMKEEDDIINKPWWWHLKVQELSLSAPLTVLPGVTCEKTIEILREKGFDQAPVVDECGVILGMVTLGNMLSSLLAGKVQPSDHVSKVIYKQFRQIHLKDSLGKLSHILEIDHFALVVHEQIQYHSDGASSKRQMVFGVVTAIDLLNFVTARERERRAT from the exons ATGCCTTCAGTTCCTCCAGAAGCAGAGATGGACACCGGTTCCTGTCCTCACTTTTCTGCTAAATGCATGCTGAATGGAGGGCTGGAGAAGGAGCCCTGTAACATCAGTGAGGAGAGAAAGTGGATCCGACCTGACACTCCTAGCAAATGTACCTGGGAGCTGGGGAAACCCCACTCTGAATCCCCTCATTATCACCTCACTTT GTCAAAGTCTCCAAACATCCTGCCAAACATTCTGAAGAAAATTGGTGATACTCCTATGGTACAAATCAACAGGATCGGAAAGTTCTTTGGACTCAAATGTGAACTCT TGGCAAAGTGCGAGTACTTTAATGCTGGGGGGAGCGTGAAGGATCGAATCAGCCTGAGGATGGTGGAGGATGCAGAAAGAGCTGGGATTTTGCAACCTGGCGACACTATCATTGAGCCAACATCGGGAAACACAG GAATTGggctggccctggctgctgcagtgaaaggctACCGCTGTATCATTGTGATGCCAGAGAAAATGAGCATGGAGAAG GTGGATGTTCTGAGAGCTCTTGGCGCTGAGATTGTGAGGACCCCAACTACTGCCAGATTTGACTCGCCTGAATCTCATGTGGGAGTAGCATGGCGACTGAAAAATGAAATACCCAATTCCCATATCCTAGACCAG TACCGCAATGCCAGTAACCCCTTGGCACACTATGACACTACAGCAGAGGAGATCCTGCAGCAGTGTGAAG GAAAAATAGACATGCTGGTGGCTGGAGCTGGTACAGGAGGCACCATTACTGGCATTGCAAGAAAGCTGAAAGAGAAATGCCCAGATTGCAAA ATTATTGGTGTCGATCCCCAGGGCTCCATTCTTGCTGAGCCTGAAGAACTGAATAAGACTGACAAGACGACATATGAGGTGGAGGGGATTGGAtatgattttgtccctacagTGCTGGACCGATCA GTAAAGCAGCTTCAG GTGGTGGACAAGTGGTACAAGAGCAATGATGAGGAGTCTTTTGCTTTGGCACGCATGTTAATCAGAGAGGAAGGGTTACTGTGCG GTGGCAGCTCTGGCAGTGCAATGTCCATTGCTGTGAAGGCTGCCAAGGATTTGACAGAAGGTCAGCGCTGTGTTGTCATCTTGCCCGACTCTGTCAGGAACTACAT GTCGAAGTTTTTGAATGACAAATGGATGACCCAGAAAGGGTTCATGAAAGAAGAAGATGACATCATTAACAAACCTTG GTGGTGGCACCTCAAAGTTCAGGAGTTAAGTCTCTCTGCTCCGCTGACAGTGCTTCCAGGTGTCACCTGTGAAAAGACCATTGAAATCCTCCGAGAGAAGGGATTTGACCAGGCACCAGTTGTTGATGAATGTGG GGTGATTCTGGGAATGGTTACCCTTGGGAACATGCTTTCATCATTACTTGCTGGGAAAGTTCAGCCATCAGATCATGTCAGCAAAGTAATCTACAAGCAATTCAGACAG ATTCATCTGAAAGACAGCTTGGGGAAACTTTCTCATATCCTGGAAATAGACCACTTTGCTCTAGTTGTACATGAACAGATTCAGT
- the LOC120405958 gene encoding cystathionine beta-synthase-like isoform X2 yields the protein MPSVPPEAEMDTGSCPHFSAKCMLNGGLEKEPCNISEERKWIRPDTPSKCTWELGKPHSESPHYHLTLSKSPNILPNILKKIGDTPMVQINRIGKFFGLKCELLAKCEYFNAGGSVKDRISLRMVEDAERAGILQPGDTIIEPTSGNTGIGLALAAAVKGYRCIIVMPEKMSMEKVDVLRALGAEIVRTPTTARFDSPESHVGVAWRLKNEIPNSHILDQYRNASNPLAHYDTTAEEILQQCEGKIDMLVAGAGTGGTITGIARKLKEKCPDCKIIGVDPQGSILAEPEELNKTDKTTYEVEGIGYDFVPTVLDRSVVDKWYKSNDEESFALARMLIREEGLLCGGSSGSAMSIAVKAAKDLTEGQRCVVILPDSVRNYMSKFLNDKWMTQKGFMKEEDDIINKPWWWHLKVQELSLSAPLTVLPGVTCEKTIEILREKGFDQAPVVDECGVILGMVTLGNMLSSLLAGKVQPSDHVSKVIYKQFRQIHLKDSLGKLSHILEIDHFALVVHEQIQYHSDGASSKRQMVFGVVTAIDLLNFVTARERERRAT from the exons ATGCCTTCAGTTCCTCCAGAAGCAGAGATGGACACCGGTTCCTGTCCTCACTTTTCTGCTAAATGCATGCTGAATGGAGGGCTGGAGAAGGAGCCCTGTAACATCAGTGAGGAGAGAAAGTGGATCCGACCTGACACTCCTAGCAAATGTACCTGGGAGCTGGGGAAACCCCACTCTGAATCCCCTCATTATCACCTCACTTT GTCAAAGTCTCCAAACATCCTGCCAAACATTCTGAAGAAAATTGGTGATACTCCTATGGTACAAATCAACAGGATCGGAAAGTTCTTTGGACTCAAATGTGAACTCT TGGCAAAGTGCGAGTACTTTAATGCTGGGGGGAGCGTGAAGGATCGAATCAGCCTGAGGATGGTGGAGGATGCAGAAAGAGCTGGGATTTTGCAACCTGGCGACACTATCATTGAGCCAACATCGGGAAACACAG GAATTGggctggccctggctgctgcagtgaaaggctACCGCTGTATCATTGTGATGCCAGAGAAAATGAGCATGGAGAAG GTGGATGTTCTGAGAGCTCTTGGCGCTGAGATTGTGAGGACCCCAACTACTGCCAGATTTGACTCGCCTGAATCTCATGTGGGAGTAGCATGGCGACTGAAAAATGAAATACCCAATTCCCATATCCTAGACCAG TACCGCAATGCCAGTAACCCCTTGGCACACTATGACACTACAGCAGAGGAGATCCTGCAGCAGTGTGAAG GAAAAATAGACATGCTGGTGGCTGGAGCTGGTACAGGAGGCACCATTACTGGCATTGCAAGAAAGCTGAAAGAGAAATGCCCAGATTGCAAA ATTATTGGTGTCGATCCCCAGGGCTCCATTCTTGCTGAGCCTGAAGAACTGAATAAGACTGACAAGACGACATATGAGGTGGAGGGGATTGGAtatgattttgtccctacagTGCTGGACCGATCA GTGGTGGACAAGTGGTACAAGAGCAATGATGAGGAGTCTTTTGCTTTGGCACGCATGTTAATCAGAGAGGAAGGGTTACTGTGCG GTGGCAGCTCTGGCAGTGCAATGTCCATTGCTGTGAAGGCTGCCAAGGATTTGACAGAAGGTCAGCGCTGTGTTGTCATCTTGCCCGACTCTGTCAGGAACTACAT GTCGAAGTTTTTGAATGACAAATGGATGACCCAGAAAGGGTTCATGAAAGAAGAAGATGACATCATTAACAAACCTTG GTGGTGGCACCTCAAAGTTCAGGAGTTAAGTCTCTCTGCTCCGCTGACAGTGCTTCCAGGTGTCACCTGTGAAAAGACCATTGAAATCCTCCGAGAGAAGGGATTTGACCAGGCACCAGTTGTTGATGAATGTGG GGTGATTCTGGGAATGGTTACCCTTGGGAACATGCTTTCATCATTACTTGCTGGGAAAGTTCAGCCATCAGATCATGTCAGCAAAGTAATCTACAAGCAATTCAGACAG ATTCATCTGAAAGACAGCTTGGGGAAACTTTCTCATATCCTGGAAATAGACCACTTTGCTCTAGTTGTACATGAACAGATTCAGT